One Curtobacterium herbarum genomic window carries:
- a CDS encoding ABC transporter permease: MVTLQEVTEARTARNAARRSSTRTRRSVTWWQPVVVLAVLVALWYAAAAYYDHVRSLAFLVPYPHLVLTAIVAPTGMDGAPSTFGHDLWTALGRTTVVSLTGLGFAIVIGVLWAMAMAQAKWLENSLYPYAVVLQCVPILALVPLIGALFGYEFTSRVIVTVMIALFPMVSNTLFGLQSADRAQHELFRLQRASRLARLVKLQVPAALPSIFVGLRTSAGLSVIGAIVGDQFFQRGNPGLGVLIQVTASRLMGPELYATIIIASLYGVVVFLVFGLLGRLAVGRWHDFG, from the coding sequence ATGGTCACGCTGCAGGAGGTCACGGAGGCCCGCACCGCACGCAACGCCGCCCGTCGGTCCTCGACCCGCACCCGCCGGTCGGTCACCTGGTGGCAGCCCGTCGTCGTCCTCGCCGTGCTGGTCGCGCTCTGGTACGCCGCGGCCGCCTACTACGACCACGTCCGGAGCCTGGCGTTCCTCGTGCCGTACCCGCACCTGGTCCTCACGGCCATCGTCGCCCCGACCGGCATGGACGGCGCACCCTCGACGTTCGGCCACGACCTGTGGACGGCGCTCGGGCGGACCACCGTCGTGTCGCTGACCGGGCTGGGGTTCGCGATCGTCATCGGCGTCCTCTGGGCGATGGCGATGGCGCAGGCGAAGTGGCTCGAGAACTCCCTCTACCCCTACGCGGTGGTCCTGCAGTGCGTGCCGATCCTGGCGCTCGTGCCGCTCATCGGTGCCCTGTTCGGCTACGAGTTCACCAGCCGGGTCATCGTCACGGTGATGATCGCCCTGTTCCCGATGGTGTCGAACACCCTGTTCGGGCTGCAGTCGGCCGACCGGGCGCAGCACGAGCTCTTCCGACTGCAGCGCGCCAGCCGCCTCGCCCGACTCGTGAAGCTGCAGGTCCCCGCGGCGCTGCCGTCGATCTTCGTCGGTCTGCGCACCTCGGCCGGCCTGTCGGTGATCGGTGCGATCGTCGGCGACCAGTTCTTCCAGCGCGGCAACCCCGGCCTCGGCGTCCTGATCCAGGTAACGGCGTCCCGGCTGATGGGACCCGAGCTCTACGCGACCATCATCATCGCCTCGCTCTACGGCGTCGTGGTGTTCCTGGTCTTCGGTCTGCTCGGTCGCCTGGCCGTCGGCCGCTGGCACGACTTCGGCTGA
- a CDS encoding ABC transporter ATP-binding protein, with protein sequence MTTTAPAPVTATDTLLDFRNVEMTFPNGTVALQGVDLTVDRGQFVSVVGPSGCGKSTLLRIASGLETASDGTAGVAADRIGYVFQDATLLPWRSVQGNVELLAELGHVPKAERAAKAKHAIDLVGLDGFEANLPKQLSGGMRMRVSLARSLTLDPELFLFDEPFGALDEITRERLNDELLRLFVEQQFAGLFITHSVSEAVYLSTEVIVMSGRPGSIVGRFDVPFPMPRDPDIRFTPEFAELVGEVSHALREGHR encoded by the coding sequence GTGACCACCACCGCACCAGCCCCCGTCACCGCGACGGACACGCTGCTCGACTTCCGGAACGTCGAGATGACGTTCCCGAACGGCACCGTCGCCCTGCAGGGCGTCGACCTGACCGTCGACCGCGGCCAGTTCGTCTCGGTCGTCGGCCCGTCCGGCTGCGGCAAGTCGACGCTGCTCCGGATCGCCTCGGGGCTCGAGACCGCCTCCGACGGCACCGCCGGGGTCGCCGCCGACCGGATCGGCTACGTCTTCCAGGACGCCACCCTGCTGCCGTGGCGGAGCGTGCAGGGGAACGTCGAACTGCTCGCCGAACTCGGGCACGTCCCCAAGGCCGAACGGGCCGCGAAGGCGAAGCACGCGATCGACCTGGTCGGCCTGGACGGCTTCGAGGCGAACCTGCCGAAGCAGCTCTCCGGCGGCATGCGGATGCGCGTCTCGCTCGCCCGGTCGCTGACCCTCGACCCGGAGCTGTTCCTGTTCGACGAGCCGTTCGGTGCCCTCGACGAGATCACCCGCGAGCGCCTCAACGACGAACTGCTGCGGCTGTTCGTGGAGCAGCAGTTCGCCGGCCTGTTCATCACCCACTCGGTGTCCGAGGCCGTCTACCTGTCCACCGAGGTCATCGTCATGTCCGGCCGACCGGGCAGCATCGTCGGCCGGTTCGACGTGCCGTTCCCGATGCCCCGCGACCCGGACATCCGCTTCACCCCCGAGTTCGCCGAACTGGTCGGCGAGGTCTCGCACGCACTCCGGGAAGGACACCGCTGA
- a CDS encoding amidohydrolase family protein — MDSSLPRPIALLRTALLADGRLVDVALTDDTVTEVAPAGMLRAPSASTLELDGRLLLTAPAEPHAHLDKALSADRIDPPLGDLGSAIAAWAAYATTMSVDEIADRARTAALALLAAGTTAVRTHVDVLSHGGTGTVAEAVRGARALVQVRDELAHLMDIELVALAGPLAPDAHVEAVLDLGVDLVGGAPHLAEDPLADVDRLLAIARRRGLGVDLHADESLDGPVTLDHYARAVRDWPRDRQYSAGHCVRLGTMDPERLARVVADVAAADLGVITLPITNLYLQGWQHRVSTPRGLTAIQALLDAGVRVAAGADNVRDPFNPVGRSDALETASLLVTAGHLTPDQAYAMVSDTARSVMGLPAAGPVVGARADLLAIAATSVTDAVANAPADRIVLSRGRLVARTEVHRTVAAPARARASVPEPATVPVP, encoded by the coding sequence ATGGACTCGTCACTGCCCCGCCCGATCGCCCTCCTGCGGACTGCGCTCCTGGCCGACGGCCGTCTCGTCGACGTCGCTCTGACCGATGACACCGTGACCGAGGTCGCCCCCGCCGGCATGCTCCGAGCCCCGTCCGCGAGCACGCTCGAGCTCGACGGCCGCCTGCTCCTGACCGCCCCGGCCGAACCGCACGCACACCTCGACAAGGCGCTCAGCGCCGACCGGATCGACCCGCCGCTCGGGGACCTCGGCTCGGCCATCGCCGCGTGGGCCGCGTACGCCACGACGATGTCCGTCGACGAGATCGCCGACCGGGCCCGGACCGCGGCCCTCGCGCTGCTGGCCGCCGGCACCACCGCGGTCCGCACCCACGTCGACGTCCTCAGCCACGGTGGGACCGGCACCGTCGCCGAGGCCGTCCGCGGCGCCCGGGCCCTCGTGCAGGTCCGGGACGAGCTCGCCCACCTGATGGACATCGAGCTCGTCGCACTGGCCGGACCGCTCGCCCCCGACGCCCACGTCGAGGCGGTCCTGGACCTCGGCGTGGACCTGGTCGGCGGCGCCCCGCACCTCGCCGAGGACCCGCTGGCCGACGTCGACCGGCTGCTCGCCATCGCCCGGCGCCGCGGCCTCGGGGTCGACCTGCACGCCGACGAGAGCCTCGACGGGCCGGTCACCCTCGACCACTACGCCCGGGCCGTCCGCGACTGGCCGCGCGACCGCCAGTACTCCGCCGGGCACTGCGTCCGCCTCGGCACGATGGACCCGGAGCGCCTGGCCCGGGTGGTGGCCGACGTCGCCGCAGCGGACCTCGGCGTCATCACGCTGCCGATCACGAACCTGTACCTGCAGGGCTGGCAGCACCGGGTGTCGACACCGCGTGGGCTCACCGCGATCCAGGCACTCCTCGACGCCGGCGTCCGGGTGGCGGCCGGCGCCGACAACGTCCGCGACCCGTTCAACCCGGTCGGCCGGAGCGACGCCCTCGAGACCGCGTCGCTGCTCGTGACCGCGGGCCACCTGACGCCGGACCAGGCGTACGCGATGGTGAGCGACACCGCCCGGAGCGTGATGGGCCTCCCGGCCGCCGGCCCCGTCGTCGGCGCGCGCGCCGACCTGCTCGCGATCGCCGCGACCAGCGTCACCGACGCCGTCGCGAACGCACCCGCCGACCGCATCGTCCTGTCCCGCGGGCGACTCGTCGCCCGCACCGAGGTGCACCGCACCGTCGCCGCCCCCGCACGGGCCAGGGCCTCGGTGCCCGAGCCCGCGACCGTCCCCGTTCCCTGA
- a CDS encoding helix-turn-helix domain-containing protein: MHTELLPERDLPTADRVVDEQARLVGEHIRALRRSARLTLVQLAERTGLSHPFLSQAERGHSRASMVSLEKIAAALDTTQVALLAAGAPVRDEPDDRGPEVLRSGEGARGPFSSGEARLLVHAGPHAFEPLEWKGDNTEPGEYFEHREDEFLTVLAGDVLLDLRGQDVVRLGPGDSAYYRGGTGHRWCSADGSAFHMIVVKETPRAGAAS, translated from the coding sequence ATGCACACCGAACTCCTGCCCGAGCGCGACCTGCCCACGGCCGACCGGGTCGTCGACGAACAGGCTCGTCTCGTCGGCGAGCACATCCGGGCGCTCCGCCGTTCCGCGCGGCTGACGCTCGTGCAGCTCGCCGAACGGACCGGGCTGTCGCACCCGTTCCTCAGCCAGGCGGAGCGCGGGCACTCCCGGGCGAGCATGGTGTCGCTCGAGAAGATCGCCGCCGCGCTCGACACCACGCAGGTCGCACTCCTCGCCGCCGGGGCCCCGGTCCGTGACGAGCCCGACGACCGGGGGCCCGAGGTGCTCCGCTCCGGCGAGGGTGCCCGCGGGCCGTTCTCCAGCGGCGAGGCACGGCTGCTCGTGCACGCCGGCCCGCACGCCTTCGAGCCGCTCGAGTGGAAGGGTGACAACACCGAACCGGGGGAGTACTTCGAGCACCGCGAGGACGAGTTCCTCACCGTGCTCGCCGGCGACGTCCTGCTCGACCTCCGCGGCCAGGACGTCGTCCGGCTCGGACCCGGCGACTCGGCGTACTACCGCGGTGGCACCGGGCACCGCTGGTGCAGTGCCGACGGCAGCGCCTTCCACATGATCGTCGTCAAGGAGACCCCGCGGGCCGGAGCGGCATCGTGA
- a CDS encoding PDR/VanB family oxidoreductase: MSGPGITNGAGFTNGAGFTNGAGFTNGAAFTNGTEARHRMRVADRQRVAEDVVTLDLALVDGAPLPDWEPGAHVDLEVTPGTERQYSLVTTTPDGHWRVAVLREAAGRGGSVAVHDTLRTGDEVLVGGPRNHFGFDPDRPAVFVAGGIGITPIRAMIAAAEAAGTPWELHYAGRSRDRMAFADELLAAHPDRVDLAAADEAPRLNVVGLLAEPRDAVVYCCGPRGLMDAVEAAAAHWPAGSVRVERFEPAAAVDAPGESFEVELTLTGTTVTVPADRTLLEVAEEAGAFVLSSCREGTCGTCETPVLEGAVEHRDTVLSPAEQADDRTMMVCVSRAAAGCPRLVLEL, translated from the coding sequence GTGAGCGGGCCCGGCATCACGAACGGTGCTGGGTTCACGAACGGCGCTGGGTTCACGAACGGCGCTGGGTTCACGAACGGCGCCGCGTTCACGAACGGCACGGAGGCCCGGCACCGGATGCGCGTCGCCGACCGACAGCGGGTGGCCGAGGACGTCGTCACGCTCGACCTCGCCCTCGTCGACGGTGCTCCCTTGCCCGACTGGGAGCCCGGCGCCCACGTGGACCTCGAGGTCACGCCCGGCACCGAACGCCAGTACTCGCTCGTCACCACCACCCCGGACGGGCACTGGCGGGTGGCGGTCCTCCGCGAAGCCGCCGGTCGGGGCGGGTCCGTCGCCGTGCACGACACCCTGCGCACCGGCGACGAGGTCCTGGTCGGTGGCCCGCGCAACCACTTCGGCTTCGACCCCGACCGCCCCGCGGTCTTCGTCGCCGGTGGCATCGGGATCACCCCGATCCGCGCGATGATCGCCGCCGCCGAGGCAGCCGGTACCCCGTGGGAGCTGCACTACGCCGGGCGCTCCCGCGACCGGATGGCGTTCGCTGACGAGCTCCTGGCCGCGCACCCCGACCGGGTCGACCTCGCCGCGGCCGACGAGGCACCCCGGTTGAACGTGGTCGGGCTGCTCGCCGAACCACGGGACGCCGTCGTCTACTGCTGCGGTCCGCGCGGCCTCATGGACGCCGTCGAAGCCGCCGCCGCGCACTGGCCGGCCGGCAGCGTCCGGGTCGAGCGCTTCGAGCCCGCCGCCGCCGTGGACGCGCCCGGGGAGTCGTTCGAGGTCGAGCTCACCCTGACCGGGACGACCGTCACCGTCCCCGCCGACCGGACCCTGCTCGAGGTCGCGGAGGAGGCCGGGGCCTTCGTCCTGTCGTCCTGCCGCGAGGGCACCTGCGGCACGTGCGAGACCCCCGTCCTCGAGGGTGCCGTCGAGCACCGGGACACCGTGCTCAGCCCCGCCGAGCAGGCCGACGACCGCACCATGATGGTCTGCGTCTCCCGCGCTGCTGCCGGCTGCCCGCGACTGGTGCTCGAGCTCTGA
- a CDS encoding amidohydrolase family protein — protein MTHTLIRGGWVLTAAPDASSTPSAIRDGAVLLDGDRVAAVGTFAELSAANPDATVRGGANDIVTPGFVNTHGHFSEGLITGIGSQYTLWEWLNALISHVNPVMTRDKAYAGTMLQGIQMLRSGVTTANDMFCSDPIADEPATPGVVQALEELGLRGVVSFGSGDVDRGFGPAPILAEFDALREAADASRYSTFRVGMSSIGRYSDAAWQEHIDYAVNGGHGIHVHVHEVREEVTAARQRTGRTVVGHAEATGMFRVPVIAAHSVWMDRQDRETYAANGVGVAHNPVANGILASGIAPVAELRALGIPVGIGVDGPASNDSQDFLQAMKTAAILARIRDLQATAMSAREAFEMGTIGGARALRMETEIGSLEPGKRADVVVFDGESPTLANVHDPFQAVVFVAGSREVKDVWVDGELSLADFEVTRVDVREAVARARPLARQLVEQAGLERLSALTGGPLDDTERP, from the coding sequence ATGACCCACACCCTGATCCGCGGCGGGTGGGTGCTGACCGCCGCCCCCGACGCCTCCTCCACCCCGTCCGCGATCCGGGACGGCGCGGTGCTGCTCGACGGGGACCGGGTCGCCGCGGTCGGCACGTTCGCCGAGCTGTCGGCAGCGAACCCGGACGCGACGGTCCGCGGCGGGGCGAACGACATCGTCACCCCGGGCTTCGTCAACACGCACGGGCACTTCAGCGAGGGCCTCATCACGGGCATCGGCTCGCAGTACACGCTGTGGGAGTGGCTGAACGCCCTGATCTCGCACGTCAACCCGGTGATGACGCGGGACAAGGCGTACGCGGGCACCATGCTGCAGGGCATCCAGATGCTCCGGAGCGGGGTGACGACGGCGAACGACATGTTCTGCTCGGACCCGATCGCGGACGAGCCGGCGACCCCGGGTGTCGTCCAGGCGCTCGAGGAGCTCGGCCTCCGCGGCGTCGTGTCGTTCGGCTCCGGGGACGTCGACCGCGGCTTCGGCCCGGCCCCGATCCTGGCGGAGTTCGACGCTCTGCGCGAGGCGGCCGACGCCAGCCGCTACAGCACGTTCCGGGTCGGCATGTCCTCGATCGGCCGGTACTCGGACGCCGCGTGGCAGGAGCACATCGACTACGCGGTGAACGGCGGCCACGGCATCCACGTGCACGTGCACGAGGTCCGCGAGGAGGTCACCGCCGCCCGCCAGCGCACCGGCAGGACCGTCGTCGGGCACGCCGAGGCGACGGGCATGTTCCGCGTGCCGGTGATCGCCGCCCACAGCGTCTGGATGGACCGTCAGGACCGCGAGACCTACGCGGCGAACGGCGTCGGCGTCGCGCACAACCCGGTGGCGAACGGCATCCTGGCGAGCGGCATCGCACCGGTGGCGGAGCTGCGGGCCCTCGGGATCCCGGTCGGCATCGGCGTCGACGGGCCGGCGTCGAACGACTCGCAGGACTTCCTGCAGGCGATGAAGACCGCGGCGATCCTGGCCCGCATCCGCGATCTGCAGGCGACCGCGATGAGCGCCCGGGAGGCGTTCGAGATGGGCACGATCGGCGGTGCCCGCGCCCTGCGGATGGAGACGGAGATCGGTTCGCTGGAGCCGGGCAAGCGCGCGGACGTGGTCGTGTTCGACGGGGAGAGCCCGACGCTCGCGAACGTCCACGACCCGTTCCAGGCGGTCGTGTTCGTCGCCGGCAGCCGCGAGGTCAAGGACGTCTGGGTCGACGGCGAGCTGAGCCTGGCCGACTTCGAGGTCACCCGCGTCGACGTCCGGGAGGCGGTGGCTCGCGCCCGTCCGCTGGCTCGCCAGCTCGTCGAGCAGGCTGGGCTGGAGCGCCTGTCGGCGCTGACCGGCGGCCCCCTCGACGACACCGAGCGGCCGTAG
- a CDS encoding amidohydrolase family protein, with amino-acid sequence MLTVTGALRVLVDPRTERDGDVVVDDGSTDATTLDASGCVVTAGLVNAHHHLLQTAFRTLPGTRGVPMADWLPTMAQAYAEAGHDPELYRAAAAVGAAEGLLSGVTTIADHHLNWPTDASTVETVALAAATVEAVRGLGGRLVFVRGSARDDPSQAAASADAIVRALLHEDAVGGTDPDGRLQIAVGPAGVHSDGEATFRALGEVAAEHGLRRRTQANEQVDTAIALERYGRRPLDLLEAWGWLAPDVTVAHLCDVTDEEIGRLAAAGATATHAPGCDVPMGWGIAPVARLAAAGVPVGLGTSGGGSNDAGHLLADARLAMQVSALVGPQLPARQVLGMATEGSAVGLGRPGLGHLGAGSAGDLCVWDVSGVADAGVADPVAGLLWASPGRRPKHVVVGGRVVVRDGRLVTADEGELAARLRERLARGRARP; translated from the coding sequence ATGCTGACCGTCACCGGTGCCCTCCGTGTCCTCGTCGACCCCCGCACCGAACGTGACGGCGACGTGGTCGTCGACGACGGCAGCACTGACGCGACCACCCTCGACGCCTCCGGCTGCGTCGTCACCGCCGGACTCGTCAACGCCCACCACCACCTGCTGCAGACCGCGTTCCGGACGCTCCCGGGCACGCGCGGAGTGCCGATGGCGGACTGGCTGCCCACGATGGCGCAGGCCTACGCGGAAGCGGGGCACGACCCCGAGCTCTACCGGGCGGCCGCTGCGGTCGGAGCCGCGGAGGGCCTCCTGTCCGGCGTCACGACCATCGCCGACCACCACCTGAACTGGCCGACCGACGCGAGCACCGTCGAGACCGTCGCGCTCGCCGCGGCGACCGTGGAGGCCGTGCGCGGACTCGGCGGTCGGCTCGTCTTCGTCCGGGGGAGCGCGCGCGACGACCCGTCGCAGGCAGCGGCATCGGCCGATGCGATCGTCCGGGCGCTGCTGCACGAGGACGCCGTCGGCGGCACCGACCCGGACGGCCGGCTGCAGATCGCGGTCGGGCCGGCCGGCGTGCACTCCGACGGCGAGGCCACCTTCCGGGCGCTCGGCGAGGTCGCCGCCGAGCACGGCCTCCGTCGGCGGACGCAGGCGAACGAGCAGGTCGACACCGCCATCGCGTTGGAGCGGTACGGTCGCCGGCCGCTCGACCTCCTCGAGGCGTGGGGGTGGCTCGCGCCGGACGTGACCGTCGCGCACCTCTGCGACGTCACGGACGAGGAGATCGGGCGCCTCGCTGCCGCCGGGGCCACCGCGACCCACGCCCCGGGCTGCGACGTGCCGATGGGGTGGGGCATCGCACCCGTCGCCCGGCTCGCCGCCGCGGGTGTGCCGGTCGGGCTCGGCACCAGCGGCGGTGGCAGCAACGACGCCGGACACCTGCTCGCCGACGCGCGACTCGCGATGCAGGTGTCCGCGCTCGTCGGACCGCAGCTGCCGGCGCGCCAGGTGCTCGGCATGGCGACCGAGGGCTCCGCGGTCGGGCTCGGGCGGCCCGGACTCGGGCACCTCGGGGCCGGCTCGGCGGGTGACCTGTGCGTGTGGGACGTGTCCGGGGTCGCGGACGCCGGGGTGGCGGACCCGGTCGCCGGGCTGCTCTGGGCGTCGCCGGGGCGGCGGCCGAAGCACGTCGTCGTCGGTGGGCGCGTCGTGGTGCGGGACGGGAGGCTCGTCACGGCCGACGAGGGCGAGCTGGCGGCCCGGCTGCGGGAGCGCCTGGCGCGGGGGCGCGCGCGTCCGTGA
- a CDS encoding PLDc N-terminal domain-containing protein, translating to MLQGVFGGGHVAVLLVIVLIEVGALVVLWRDRTRSQLAKIVWTVVVIALPVLGALGFLLNWALGRLADRLNRAH from the coding sequence GTGCTCCAGGGAGTATTCGGCGGCGGGCACGTCGCCGTCCTGCTCGTGATCGTGCTGATCGAGGTCGGAGCGCTGGTCGTGCTCTGGCGCGACCGGACCCGCTCGCAACTGGCGAAGATCGTCTGGACCGTCGTCGTCATCGCGCTCCCGGTGCTGGGCGCGCTGGGCTTCCTGCTGAACTGGGCGCTCGGACGTCTCGCCGACCGGCTCAACCGCGCGCACTGA
- a CDS encoding putative immunity protein has product MASPQTLDLTDRRVLAAWAADCAERVLPLFERHAPEDGRPRDGRPRDGRPRDGRPRDGIVRTRAFARGEIDAAEMIRRRFETGRAASAVRDPAARAAGFAAGQASGVAHMGAHALGAAAYAVRAAGLGYSGSGADELRWQIGSMSAEVGRALRRLPLLGTDSSGPLGSGLLASGGLAVTIRALQASVVAAP; this is encoded by the coding sequence ATGGCCTCGCCGCAGACACTGGACCTCACCGACCGCCGGGTCCTCGCCGCGTGGGCCGCGGACTGCGCCGAGCGGGTCCTCCCGCTGTTCGAGCGCCACGCCCCCGAGGACGGCCGACCCCGTGACGGCCGGCCCCGTGACGGCCGGCCCCGTGACGGCCGGCCCCGTGACGGCATCGTGCGGACGCGGGCCTTCGCCCGCGGGGAGATCGACGCAGCAGAGATGATCCGCCGGCGCTTCGAGACCGGTCGCGCCGCCTCTGCCGTGCGTGACCCGGCAGCACGAGCGGCCGGGTTCGCCGCCGGCCAGGCATCGGGTGTCGCCCACATGGGCGCCCATGCGCTCGGCGCCGCTGCCTACGCGGTGCGTGCAGCCGGGCTCGGGTACTCCGGATCGGGTGCGGACGAACTCCGCTGGCAGATCGGGAGCATGAGCGCTGAGGTCGGACGCGCACTGCGCCGACTCCCCCTGCTCGGGACCGACTCGTCCGGGCCGCTCGGGTCCGGCCTGTTGGCCTCCGGTGGCCTCGCCGTCACGATCCGCGCGCTCCAGGCGTCCGTCGTCGCCGCGCCCTGA
- a CDS encoding manganese efflux pump MntP, producing the protein MSFWALFLIALGVSADAFAVALGKGLHMKRFNVRQAVVISVVFGLFQALMPLLGWLLGTTFARAIADYDHWVAFGLLALVGGKMLWEAFSKHEDTDEDTDRLRIRELLVLAIATSIDALAVGITLAFLPVSIGWAVLLIGITTAVLSFVGVAVGRRVGARFGKPAEIAGGVVLILIGVQIVLEHTGVLG; encoded by the coding sequence ATGTCGTTCTGGGCTCTCTTCCTCATCGCGCTCGGCGTCTCAGCCGACGCCTTCGCCGTCGCGCTCGGCAAGGGCCTGCACATGAAGCGGTTCAACGTCCGGCAGGCCGTGGTGATCTCGGTCGTCTTCGGTCTCTTCCAGGCGCTGATGCCGCTGCTCGGTTGGCTGCTCGGGACGACGTTCGCCCGGGCGATCGCCGACTACGACCACTGGGTGGCGTTCGGGCTGCTCGCGCTCGTCGGCGGCAAGATGCTCTGGGAAGCGTTCAGCAAGCACGAGGACACCGACGAGGACACCGACCGGCTGCGCATCCGCGAGCTGCTGGTGCTGGCGATCGCGACGAGCATCGACGCCCTCGCGGTCGGCATCACGCTGGCGTTCCTGCCGGTGTCGATCGGATGGGCTGTCCTGCTCATCGGCATCACGACCGCGGTCCTGAGCTTCGTCGGCGTGGCAGTCGGTCGTCGGGTCGGCGCTCGCTTCGGCAAGCCCGCCGAGATCGCCGGCGGTGTGGTGCTCATCCTCATCGGCGTGCAGATCGTCCTCGAGCACACCGGCGTGCTCGGCTGA
- a CDS encoding LacI family DNA-binding transcriptional regulator codes for MQRTPTVVDVATAAQVSRQTVSNVLNSPDIVRPATRERVERAIAELGYRPNAAARRLRTQRSSTLGIRLDHEQNGISGVVLDRFLHALVEAADARRFRVLLFTADSPEDEIAQIEALIEGADADGFVITATAENDPRLSWLHDRNVPFVSFGRPWGVPLDAWDSYPWVDIDGRAGVRGATQHFLAAGTQRVGYLGWPTRFGQDDERRQGWVEAMDAAGTPHDDLELAVEDDVDAAAAAVRTALSAGVTFEAVVCASDTLALGARMALPAAVPVVGYDDTPVAGALGIPSVAQPLVEAARAVVDVLLGSTGHAVLPAPAGHHLLEPSVVWR; via the coding sequence ATGCAGCGCACCCCCACCGTCGTCGACGTCGCCACCGCTGCCCAGGTGTCACGTCAGACGGTCTCCAACGTGCTGAACAGCCCGGACATCGTCCGACCGGCCACCAGGGAGCGCGTCGAGCGCGCCATCGCCGAGCTCGGCTACCGGCCGAACGCTGCCGCCCGTCGACTCCGCACACAGCGCAGCTCCACCCTCGGGATCCGCCTCGACCATGAACAGAACGGAATCTCCGGCGTCGTCCTCGACCGGTTCCTGCACGCGCTCGTCGAAGCAGCCGACGCTCGCAGATTCCGAGTCCTGCTCTTCACGGCAGACTCCCCTGAAGACGAGATCGCACAGATCGAAGCTCTGATCGAAGGCGCGGACGCGGACGGATTCGTGATCACCGCGACTGCCGAGAACGACCCCCGACTTTCGTGGCTGCACGACCGCAACGTGCCGTTCGTTTCCTTCGGGCGTCCTTGGGGCGTCCCGCTGGATGCGTGGGATTCCTATCCCTGGGTCGACATCGACGGTCGCGCTGGTGTCCGCGGCGCCACGCAGCACTTCCTCGCGGCCGGAACCCAACGGGTCGGCTACCTCGGGTGGCCGACCCGGTTCGGGCAGGACGACGAACGCCGTCAAGGGTGGGTTGAAGCGATGGACGCAGCCGGAACACCCCACGACGACCTCGAACTCGCAGTCGAAGACGATGTCGACGCTGCCGCCGCGGCCGTCCGCACGGCACTCTCTGCCGGTGTCACCTTCGAGGCGGTCGTCTGTGCCAGCGACACGCTCGCTCTCGGGGCCCGTATGGCTCTCCCAGCCGCAGTTCCGGTCGTCGGTTACGACGACACCCCCGTCGCCGGCGCCCTCGGGATCCCCAGCGTCGCGCAGCCCCTCGTCGAAGCCGCTCGCGCTGTCGTGGATGTCCTCCTCGGTTCCACTGGGCACGCCGTCCTGCCAGCCCCAGCCGGCCACCACCTGCTCGAACCATCTGTGGTCTGGCGGTAG